Proteins encoded by one window of Collimonas fungivorans:
- a CDS encoding GntP family permease produces the protein MSFIVVILALLFLMFVAYRGYSVILFAPVAALGAVLLTDPSLVAPMFTSVFMEKMVGFVKLYFPVFLLGAVFGKVIELSGFSKSIVSSVINVVGRQRAMLSIVLVCGLLTYGGVSLFVVVFAVYPFAAEMFRQGGIPKRLIPGTIALGAFTFTMDSLPGTPQIQNIIPTTFFNTTTWAAPWLGVIGTVFILVTGLLYLDWCRRRAAASGEGYGSNLLNEPEPVADGKLAHPLVALLPLVLVGVMNKLFTAWIPMLYGTSHEMTLAGSSKPITTQVSGVVAIWAVEAALLVGICSVLLFAFSAVKEKFAEGSKAAVGGALLASMNTASEYGFGAVIAGLPGFLVIADALKSIPNPLVNEAVTVTTLAGVTGSASGGLSIALAAMSHTFIENAQAAGIPMEVLHRVAAMASGGMDTLPHNGAVITLLAVTGLSHRQSYKDIFVVTMIKTAAVFVVIAAYYLTGIV, from the coding sequence ATGAGTTTCATCGTAGTTATTCTGGCTTTGCTGTTCCTGATGTTTGTCGCCTACCGCGGCTACAGCGTTATCCTGTTTGCCCCGGTCGCCGCGCTCGGCGCCGTGCTGCTCACCGACCCCAGCCTGGTCGCTCCCATGTTCACCAGCGTGTTCATGGAAAAGATGGTCGGTTTCGTCAAGCTCTACTTTCCCGTTTTCCTGCTGGGCGCGGTATTCGGCAAGGTGATCGAACTCTCGGGATTTTCCAAATCCATCGTGTCGAGCGTCATCAATGTGGTCGGACGACAGCGCGCCATGCTTTCCATTGTCCTGGTATGCGGCTTGCTGACCTATGGCGGCGTCTCGCTGTTTGTGGTGGTGTTCGCGGTCTATCCGTTTGCCGCCGAAATGTTCCGCCAGGGCGGCATCCCGAAACGCCTGATCCCCGGCACGATTGCGCTGGGCGCGTTCACCTTCACCATGGATTCGCTGCCAGGCACGCCGCAGATCCAGAACATCATCCCCACCACCTTTTTCAATACCACTACCTGGGCCGCGCCCTGGCTGGGCGTAATCGGCACCGTATTCATCCTGGTCACCGGCCTGCTCTACCTGGACTGGTGCCGCCGCCGCGCGGCTGCCAGCGGCGAAGGCTACGGCAGCAACTTGCTGAACGAGCCGGAACCCGTGGCCGACGGCAAGCTGGCGCATCCGCTGGTCGCCCTGCTGCCACTGGTGCTGGTGGGGGTGATGAACAAGCTGTTCACGGCATGGATTCCCATGCTTTACGGGACTAGCCATGAAATGACGCTGGCCGGTTCAAGCAAACCGATTACTACCCAGGTCTCCGGCGTGGTAGCGATCTGGGCGGTCGAAGCGGCGCTGCTGGTCGGGATCTGTTCGGTGCTGCTGTTTGCCTTCAGCGCCGTCAAGGAAAAATTCGCCGAAGGCAGTAAAGCGGCCGTCGGCGGCGCCTTGCTGGCGTCGATGAACACCGCTTCCGAATATGGCTTCGGCGCCGTCATTGCCGGCCTGCCGGGTTTCCTGGTCATCGCCGACGCCCTCAAGAGCATTCCGAATCCGCTGGTCAACGAAGCGGTGACAGTCACCACGCTGGCCGGCGTCACCGGCTCCGCTTCCGGCGGCCTGAGCATCGCCCTGGCGGCGATGTCGCACACTTTCATTGAAAACGCGCAGGCTGCCGGCATCCCGATGGAAGTGCTGCACCGGGTTGCGGCCATGGCCAGCGGCGGCATGGATACGCTGCCGCATAACGGTGCGGTGATTACCTTGCTGGCCGTGACCGGGCTTTCGCACCGGCAGTCTTACAAGGATATTTTTGTGGTGACGATGATCAAGACGGCGGCTGTGTTTGTGGTGATTGCGGCTTACTACCTGACGGGGATTGTCTAA
- a CDS encoding sn-glycerol-3-phosphate import ATP-binding protein UgpC — protein MAKVHLENVKKTYGKAPKAVDVIHGISIDIADGEFIVMVGPSGCGKSTLLRMVAGLEEVTSGDIVIGDRVVNRLEPKDRDIAMVFQNYALYPHMSVYENMAYGLKIRGLGKDDIEVRVQKAAKILELGALLQRTPRQLSGGQRQRVAMGRAIVREPAVFLFDEPLSNLDAKLRVQMRLEIQKLHRTLGTTSLYVTHDQVEAMTLGQRMIVMNGGRAEQIGTPAEVYAKPATTFVASFIGSPPMNLLQGQLAEDGSSFILANADAVALPFVHGAIAGRECIMGLRPEQLIFGRPGLNLRAELVEALGADLLVHASIGDQLLVMRVPAATAVVTGQQITAGFDATALHWFDPQTTQRIELA, from the coding sequence ATGGCAAAAGTACACCTAGAAAACGTCAAGAAAACCTACGGCAAGGCGCCCAAGGCGGTCGATGTCATCCACGGCATTTCGATCGATATCGCCGATGGCGAATTCATCGTCATGGTAGGTCCTTCCGGCTGCGGCAAGTCGACCTTGCTGCGCATGGTGGCGGGCCTGGAAGAAGTCACTTCCGGCGACATCGTCATCGGCGACCGCGTGGTCAACCGGCTGGAGCCGAAAGACCGCGACATCGCCATGGTGTTCCAGAATTACGCGCTGTACCCGCACATGAGCGTGTACGAGAACATGGCCTACGGCCTGAAGATCCGCGGCCTGGGCAAGGACGACATCGAGGTGCGAGTGCAGAAGGCAGCCAAGATCCTGGAACTGGGCGCGCTGCTGCAACGCACCCCGCGCCAGCTGTCCGGCGGCCAGCGCCAGCGGGTGGCGATGGGACGCGCCATCGTGCGCGAGCCGGCGGTGTTCCTGTTCGATGAACCGCTGTCCAACCTGGACGCCAAGCTGCGCGTACAGATGCGCCTGGAAATCCAGAAACTGCACCGCACGCTGGGCACCACCAGCTTGTATGTGACGCATGACCAGGTCGAAGCCATGACCCTGGGCCAACGCATGATCGTCATGAACGGCGGCCGCGCCGAACAGATAGGCACGCCTGCCGAGGTCTACGCCAAACCGGCCACCACCTTCGTCGCCAGCTTTATCGGCTCGCCGCCGATGAACCTGCTGCAGGGACAGCTGGCGGAGGACGGCAGCAGCTTCATCCTGGCCAACGCCGACGCCGTCGCATTGCCATTCGTCCACGGCGCAATCGCCGGCCGCGAGTGCATCATGGGCCTGCGTCCGGAGCAGCTGATCTTCGGCCGGCCCGGCTTGAACCTGCGCGCGGAACTGGTGGAAGCCTTGGGCGCCGACCTGCTGGTGCATGCTTCGATAGGAGACCAGCTGCTGGTGATGCGGGTGCCGGCCGCGACCGCGGTCGTGACAGGCCAGCAAATCACTGCCGGTTTTGACGCCACGGCCCTACACTGGTTCGATCCGCAGACGACTCAACGTATCGAGCTGGCATAA
- a CDS encoding amidohydrolase family protein, producing the protein MPDDMPDTAPAPMRIDAHQHFWLLANRTGQWPPSELAAIHRDFLPDQLEPLLQQHGISGSVLVQSLPSMSDTLFMLGLAERSAFIRAVVGWADLKAANAEQQIQLLASHPKMRGLRPMLQGLADDWICDPLLAPAIDAMQRHRLSLDALVVPRQLPSLLEFAERYPDLPIVIDHAAKPLIASTAMEPWRASMSRLATLPQVYCKLSGLVTEAAAGWQVAQLQPYASHVLDVFGAERVIWGSDWPVVNLAADYGRWLAATDDLLAGLDVSQRQQVMGLNAQRFYRL; encoded by the coding sequence ATGCCTGACGATATGCCTGATACAGCGCCGGCCCCCATGCGCATCGACGCCCACCAGCATTTCTGGCTGCTGGCGAACCGGACCGGACAATGGCCGCCGTCGGAACTGGCGGCAATCCATCGCGACTTCCTGCCGGACCAGCTGGAACCTTTGCTGCAGCAGCACGGCATCAGCGGCAGCGTACTGGTGCAATCCTTGCCCAGCATGAGCGATACCTTGTTCATGCTGGGGCTGGCTGAGCGCAGCGCATTTATCCGGGCAGTGGTCGGCTGGGCCGATCTGAAGGCGGCCAACGCCGAACAGCAAATACAGCTGCTGGCCAGCCATCCGAAGATGCGCGGCCTGCGGCCCATGCTGCAGGGGCTGGCCGACGACTGGATCTGCGATCCGCTGCTGGCGCCGGCAATCGACGCCATGCAGCGCCACCGGCTGAGCCTGGACGCGCTGGTGGTGCCGCGCCAGCTGCCGTCTCTACTGGAGTTCGCCGAGCGCTATCCGGATCTGCCTATCGTCATCGACCACGCGGCCAAACCGCTGATCGCCAGCACCGCAATGGAACCCTGGCGGGCATCGATGAGCCGCCTGGCGACGCTGCCACAGGTGTATTGCAAGTTGTCGGGGCTGGTGACCGAAGCGGCGGCCGGCTGGCAGGTAGCACAGCTGCAGCCATATGCATCTCACGTGCTGGATGTATTCGGCGCCGAACGGGTGATCTGGGGCAGCGACTGGCCGGTAGTCAACCTGGCGGCGGATTATGGGCGCTGGCTGGCGGCTACCGATGATTTGCTGGCGGGTCTTGATGTCTCCCAGCGGCAGCAGGTCATGGGCCTGAATGCGCAGCGCTTCTACCGTCTATAG
- a CDS encoding glycine zipper family protein: protein MISGTTKIIAASLAVLLTGCVTAPSGPNVMALPGSGKSYEQFRNDEAVCQRAAQERIGPYAPQAAADNAVGTAAAGTVIGAAAGALIGAATGRAGAGAAIGGGVGLLAGSSVAGDSAARSSYGMQREYNNVYTQCMYAKGNQVPVSGGYANSRRQQYAPAPQYSAPPDYYPPQRGNYGPPPDYVPY from the coding sequence ATGATAAGTGGAACTACCAAGATAATCGCGGCCTCGCTGGCCGTCCTCCTGACCGGCTGCGTTACCGCGCCGTCGGGTCCGAATGTGATGGCGTTGCCTGGTTCAGGTAAAAGCTACGAGCAATTCCGCAACGATGAGGCAGTATGCCAGCGTGCTGCCCAGGAAAGAATAGGCCCGTATGCGCCGCAAGCCGCAGCTGACAATGCGGTAGGAACAGCGGCAGCCGGCACCGTCATCGGCGCAGCGGCTGGCGCCCTGATCGGCGCGGCAACCGGCCGTGCCGGCGCCGGTGCGGCAATCGGCGGCGGCGTCGGCCTGCTGGCAGGTAGCTCGGTTGCCGGCGACTCGGCGGCGCGCAGCAGCTACGGCATGCAGCGCGAGTACAACAATGTCTATACCCAATGCATGTATGCCAAGGGTAACCAGGTTCCGGTCTCCGGCGGCTACGCAAACAGCCGTCGCCAGCAATATGCTCCGGCTCCGCAGTACTCGGCGCCGCCTGACTACTACCCGCCGCAACGGGGTAATTACGGTCCGCCGCCAGACTACGTTCCCTACTGA
- a CDS encoding penicillin acylase family protein, with protein sequence MQRPIWAPSAAALLVLLAAASSQARDVLPAPAATYKIAGLKKPAEILVDQWGVPHIYAANQDDAFFVQGFNAARDRLFQIDLWRRRGLGLLAQVFGPAYVQQDRAARLFLYRGDMQREWQSYGPHAQQVANTFVAGINAYVDYVNTHPEKLPFEFRQLGYAPARWQAEDVVRIRSHGLTRNLDSEVARANVACKADLKSDEIRFGLTPKWETTMPEGLDPCLPKDLLKVFQLATQGVKISKDSLQKGQSDAVVIAAAENPEEIAEGSNNWVVAPAKSATGRAIMANDPHRAYSAPSLRYIAHINAPGLNVIGAGEPALPGISIGHNGSVAFGLTIFNIDQEDLYVYQLNPEHSDQYQYQGKWEPFNIITEQIPVKGGKPVAAELVFSRHGPVIFSEPGKNRAFAVRSGWLEPGMSPYFGSIDYMRARNFAEFKHSLLHWGAPTENQVYADTKGNIGWMPGGLAPIRPNWDGLLPVPGDGRYEWAGFWSGDRLPSSYNPKQGWFASANQMNLPDGYPYRERKLGFEWTNNSRFTRISEVLSSLNKVSLEDSMRLQNDDLSIPARRLAALLKPLSAGDAQTQAALNLFAGWDFVERADSAPAALFEVWLSRHLGKAFKAAVLSPAAAEAMGAPDTAVLLDTLEQPQARFGPDAVQKRDQLLLSSLSAAYAELQKLQGSDASQWQWGKLHHNLMEHPLAAAVDEATRAKLNVGPMPTHGGAYSPNQSTYRSSDFLQTNGPSFRVVVDVGNWDNSRAVNSPGQSGDPDSPHYRDLAVKWLKGEYFPLLYSRAAVEQATVQRIRLQPAN encoded by the coding sequence ATGCAACGACCTATCTGGGCTCCGTCTGCGGCGGCGCTGCTGGTGTTATTGGCAGCAGCCTCAAGCCAGGCCAGGGATGTTTTGCCGGCGCCGGCAGCTACCTACAAGATTGCGGGCTTGAAAAAGCCGGCAGAAATTTTAGTAGACCAATGGGGTGTACCGCACATATACGCGGCGAACCAGGATGACGCTTTTTTTGTCCAGGGCTTCAATGCGGCGCGCGACCGTCTGTTCCAGATCGATTTGTGGCGCCGCCGCGGCCTCGGGCTGCTGGCCCAGGTATTCGGCCCGGCCTACGTGCAGCAAGACCGCGCGGCCCGGCTGTTCCTGTACCGCGGCGACATGCAGCGCGAGTGGCAGTCCTACGGTCCGCACGCGCAGCAGGTGGCGAACACCTTCGTGGCTGGCATCAATGCCTATGTCGACTACGTCAATACCCATCCGGAAAAATTGCCGTTTGAATTCAGGCAGCTGGGTTATGCGCCGGCCAGGTGGCAGGCGGAGGATGTGGTGCGCATCCGTAGCCACGGCCTTACCCGCAACCTGGACAGCGAAGTGGCGCGGGCCAACGTCGCCTGCAAGGCCGACCTGAAATCGGACGAAATCCGTTTCGGCCTGACGCCGAAATGGGAGACGACCATGCCGGAAGGACTGGATCCCTGCCTGCCGAAGGATTTGCTGAAAGTGTTCCAGCTTGCTACCCAGGGCGTGAAGATCAGCAAAGACAGCTTGCAGAAAGGGCAGAGCGATGCCGTCGTGATCGCCGCCGCCGAGAATCCTGAAGAAATCGCCGAAGGTAGCAACAACTGGGTAGTTGCACCGGCAAAATCGGCGACCGGCCGCGCCATCATGGCGAACGATCCGCATCGCGCGTATTCGGCGCCGTCGCTGCGCTACATCGCCCATATCAATGCGCCGGGCCTGAATGTGATTGGCGCCGGCGAACCGGCGTTGCCGGGCATTTCGATCGGACATAACGGCAGCGTCGCCTTCGGCCTGACGATTTTCAATATCGACCAGGAAGATTTGTACGTCTACCAGCTTAACCCCGAGCATTCCGACCAGTATCAATACCAGGGCAAGTGGGAGCCGTTCAATATCATCACGGAACAGATTCCGGTCAAGGGCGGGAAACCTGTTGCTGCCGAACTGGTGTTCAGCCGCCACGGTCCTGTGATTTTTTCCGAGCCAGGGAAAAACCGCGCTTTTGCCGTCCGTTCCGGCTGGCTGGAACCCGGCATGTCGCCGTATTTCGGCAGCATCGACTATATGCGCGCCAGGAATTTTGCCGAGTTCAAGCATTCCCTGCTGCACTGGGGCGCGCCGACCGAGAACCAGGTATATGCCGACACCAAGGGCAATATCGGCTGGATGCCGGGCGGGTTGGCGCCGATCCGCCCCAACTGGGACGGTTTGCTGCCGGTGCCTGGCGACGGCCGCTACGAATGGGCCGGATTTTGGTCAGGCGACCGGCTGCCCTCCAGCTACAATCCGAAACAGGGCTGGTTCGCCTCCGCCAACCAGATGAACCTGCCGGACGGTTATCCGTATCGCGAACGCAAGCTCGGGTTTGAGTGGACCAATAATTCACGTTTCACGCGCATCAGCGAAGTACTGTCGTCGCTGAACAAGGTGTCGCTGGAAGATTCCATGCGCCTGCAGAACGATGACCTGTCGATCCCGGCACGGCGCCTGGCGGCGCTGCTGAAACCGCTGTCCGCCGGCGATGCGCAGACCCAGGCGGCGTTGAACCTGTTTGCCGGCTGGGATTTTGTCGAGCGCGCCGATTCGGCGCCAGCCGCCTTGTTTGAAGTCTGGCTCTCACGGCACCTGGGCAAGGCGTTCAAGGCTGCGGTGCTGAGCCCGGCTGCGGCGGAAGCGATGGGCGCGCCGGATACCGCAGTGCTGCTGGATACGCTGGAGCAGCCGCAGGCGCGTTTTGGCCCGGACGCTGTGCAAAAGCGCGACCAGTTGCTATTGAGCAGCTTGAGCGCAGCTTATGCCGAACTGCAGAAGCTGCAGGGCAGCGACGCTAGCCAATGGCAATGGGGCAAGCTGCACCATAACCTTATGGAGCACCCGCTGGCCGCTGCGGTGGATGAGGCTACCCGCGCAAAATTGAATGTCGGCCCCATGCCGACCCATGGCGGCGCCTATTCGCCCAACCAGTCGACTTATCGCAGCAGCGATTTCCTGCAAACCAACGGGCCCTCGTTCCGAGTGGTGGTCGATGTCGGCAACTGGGATAATTCGCGCGCGGTCAATTCGCCGGGACAATCGGGAGACCCGGACAGTCCGCATTACCGCGACCTGGCTGTCAAATGGCTCAAGGGCGAATATTTCCCGCTGCTGTATTCGCGGGCGGCGGTGGAGCAGGCCACGGTGCAACGGATTCGCCTGCAGCCGGCAAACTGA
- the ugpE gene encoding sn-glycerol-3-phosphate ABC transporter permease UgpE: protein MIERRPILDMVSHLVLILGLIIIAFPLYVAFVASTQTAQEAAAAPLSLLPGSHLVENYGALLTKGASGNVSAPPVARMLLVSLISALTIAIGKISISMLSAFAMVYFRFPGRSLFFWMIFMTLMLPVEVRITPTYQVVSDFHMLNSYAGLTIPLIASATATFLFRQFFLTIPDELAEAARIDGAGPLRFFKDVIWPLSRTNVIALFVIMFIYGWNQYLWPLMIATNQDMYPIGIGIKTLIAGGDSAVEWNMVMATLVLAMLPPGLVVVVMQKWFVKGLVDSEK from the coding sequence ATGATTGAGCGCCGCCCCATCCTCGACATGGTCAGCCACCTGGTGCTGATCCTGGGCCTCATCATCATCGCCTTCCCGCTGTATGTAGCTTTTGTCGCCAGCACGCAAACCGCGCAGGAAGCAGCGGCAGCGCCACTGTCGCTGCTGCCCGGCAGCCATCTTGTCGAAAACTACGGCGCCCTGCTGACCAAGGGTGCATCCGGCAACGTCTCGGCGCCGCCGGTGGCGCGCATGCTGCTGGTGAGCCTGATATCGGCGCTGACGATCGCGATCGGCAAGATCTCGATTTCGATGCTGTCGGCATTCGCCATGGTGTACTTCCGGTTTCCCGGACGCTCGCTGTTCTTCTGGATGATTTTCATGACTCTGATGCTGCCGGTGGAGGTGCGCATCACGCCGACCTACCAGGTGGTGTCCGACTTCCACATGCTCAACAGCTACGCCGGCCTGACCATACCGCTGATCGCGTCGGCCACCGCCACTTTCCTGTTCCGCCAGTTCTTCCTGACCATTCCCGATGAACTGGCGGAAGCAGCGCGCATCGACGGCGCCGGTCCCTTGCGCTTTTTCAAGGACGTGATCTGGCCGCTGTCGCGCACCAATGTCATCGCGCTGTTCGTGATCATGTTCATCTACGGCTGGAACCAGTACCTGTGGCCGCTGATGATCGCCACCAACCAAGACATGTATCCGATCGGCATAGGCATCAAGACGCTGATCGCCGGCGGCGATTCGGCGGTGGAATGGAATATGGTGATGGCGACCCTGGTGCTGGCGATGCTGCCGCCGGGCCTGGTAGTGGTGGTGATGCAAAAATGGTTTGTTAAAGGTCTGGTTGATTCCGAGAAGTGA
- a CDS encoding CaiB/BaiF CoA transferase family protein: MQQPGAEQQSSLQGVKVIELGTLIAGPYAASLLGQFGAEVIKIEAPGDGDPLRKWRKLHNGTSLWWYSQSRNKKSVTLNLKSEQGQQIVRDLVKDADIVIENFRPGTLEGWGLGWEDLSKINPKLIMVRVSGYGQDGPYHARPGFAAIAESMGGLRNLAGYPDRPPVRVGVSIGDTLASLYGVIGALLAMHHLKANNGTGQFIDIALYEAVFGVMESLIPEYAEFGFVRERTGASFPGISPSSTYPCLSDARGEHYVIIAGNGDSIFKRLMHAIGRSDLAQDPRLARNDGRAQHNDMLDAAITEWTSQHDLEHVLQVLEQAEVPSSKVYTAADIHQDPHFRARDMIQQHVLPDGQPIDLPGIVPKLSATPGQTNWVGPELGQHTAEVLAAIGKSAEQIAELRQLGVI; encoded by the coding sequence ATGCAGCAGCCAGGCGCAGAGCAGCAATCCTCCCTCCAGGGCGTCAAGGTGATCGAACTCGGCACCTTGATCGCCGGCCCGTATGCCGCCAGCCTGCTGGGGCAGTTTGGCGCCGAGGTGATCAAGATCGAAGCGCCGGGAGATGGCGACCCGCTGCGCAAATGGCGCAAGCTGCACAACGGCACTTCGCTGTGGTGGTATTCGCAGAGCCGCAACAAGAAATCGGTGACGCTGAACCTGAAATCGGAACAGGGCCAGCAGATTGTGCGCGACCTGGTCAAGGATGCCGATATCGTGATCGAGAATTTCCGCCCCGGCACGCTGGAAGGCTGGGGCCTGGGCTGGGAGGATCTGTCGAAGATCAATCCGAAACTGATCATGGTCCGCGTGTCGGGATATGGCCAGGACGGCCCTTACCATGCGCGTCCGGGTTTTGCGGCGATTGCCGAGTCGATGGGCGGTTTGCGCAACCTGGCCGGTTATCCGGACCGGCCGCCGGTGCGGGTCGGCGTCAGCATCGGCGACACGCTGGCGTCGCTGTATGGCGTGATCGGCGCGCTGCTGGCTATGCACCATCTGAAAGCAAACAACGGCACAGGGCAGTTCATCGACATCGCCTTGTATGAAGCAGTGTTCGGCGTGATGGAAAGCCTGATCCCGGAATACGCCGAGTTCGGATTCGTGCGCGAGCGCACCGGCGCCAGTTTTCCCGGCATTTCGCCATCCAGCACTTATCCCTGCCTGAGCGATGCCCGCGGCGAACACTATGTGATCATCGCCGGCAACGGCGACAGCATCTTCAAGCGCCTGATGCACGCCATCGGCCGCAGCGACTTGGCGCAGGATCCGCGCCTGGCGCGCAACGACGGCCGGGCGCAGCACAACGACATGCTCGACGCCGCCATCACGGAATGGACTTCGCAACATGATCTGGAACATGTACTGCAGGTGCTGGAACAGGCCGAAGTCCCGAGCAGCAAGGTGTATACCGCCGCCGATATCCACCAGGATCCGCATTTCCGCGCGCGCGACATGATCCAGCAGCATGTGCTGCCGGACGGCCAGCCGATAGACTTGCCGGGCATCGTGCCTAAACTGTCGGCGACGCCGGGCCAGACCAACTGGGTGGGACCGGAGCTGGGGCAGCATACGGCGGAGGTGCTGGCCGCCATTGGCAAAAGCGCGGAGCAGATCGCAGAGCTGAGGCAACTGGGCGTAATCTGA
- the ugpA gene encoding sn-glycerol-3-phosphate ABC transporter permease UgpA translates to MEKRARFKSAWLPYALVAPQIIVTLLFFVWPAVQALYQSMLLQDAFGGYSEFVWFDNFRTLFADSNYLASFKTTAVFSILVAVLGLSLSLMLAAFADRVVKGSAIYKTFLIWPYAVSPVVVGVLWMFMLSPTLGIVSNWLHYIGIDWNHVLNGRHAMILIVIAAVWKQVSYNFLFFLAGLQAIPKSLIEAAAIDGAGPVKRFATIIFPLLSPTTFFLLVVNIVYAFFDTFAIIEATTQGGPGKDTEILVYKVFIDGFKGGDLGSAAAQSVILMTIVIVLTVAQFKYVEKKVQYA, encoded by the coding sequence TTGGAAAAACGCGCTCGCTTCAAGTCTGCCTGGCTGCCTTACGCGCTGGTCGCGCCGCAGATCATTGTCACCCTGTTGTTTTTCGTCTGGCCGGCGGTGCAAGCCCTGTACCAGTCGATGCTGCTGCAGGACGCTTTCGGCGGTTATTCCGAATTCGTCTGGTTCGACAATTTCCGCACCCTGTTCGCCGACAGCAATTACCTCGCCTCGTTCAAGACCACCGCGGTGTTTTCCATCCTGGTCGCCGTACTCGGCCTGTCGCTGTCGCTGATGCTGGCCGCTTTTGCCGACCGCGTGGTGAAAGGCTCGGCCATCTACAAGACCTTCCTGATCTGGCCCTACGCTGTGTCGCCAGTGGTGGTTGGCGTGCTGTGGATGTTCATGCTGAGCCCCACGCTCGGGATCGTCTCCAACTGGTTGCATTACATCGGCATCGACTGGAACCACGTGCTGAACGGCCGTCACGCGATGATACTGATCGTGATCGCCGCCGTCTGGAAACAGGTCAGCTACAACTTCCTGTTCTTCCTGGCCGGCCTGCAAGCGATACCGAAGTCGCTGATCGAAGCCGCCGCGATCGACGGCGCCGGCCCGGTCAAGCGCTTCGCCACCATCATTTTCCCGCTGCTGTCGCCCACCACTTTTTTCCTGCTGGTGGTGAACATCGTCTACGCCTTCTTCGACACCTTTGCCATCATCGAAGCCACCACCCAGGGCGGCCCCGGCAAGGATACCGAGATCCTGGTCTACAAGGTCTTCATCGACGGCTTCAAGGGCGGCGACCTGGGCAGCGCCGCGGCGCAGTCGGTGATCCTGATGACCATCGTCATCGTGCTCACCGTGGCGCAGTTCAAGTATGTTGAAAAGAAAGTCCAGTACGCATGA
- a CDS encoding ferritin-like domain-containing protein gives MHKGSEQNTHWKIADLDFSKINIPKVRPDENLFYLVTCASFVESGSDLYTQNLVDYYGDEPEISTWLREQWEVEELQHGQALRAYVEHIWPEFDWPAAYRNFLDEYSTYCKVELLEPSKGLEMVARCVVEAGTATFYSALSRSTDEPVLKDLASRIARDEVNHYKHFFRYFRRFRQHEGLRRHRIFGALRRRTLEMKNEDAACALRHVLGTRAPQHADDQAMLQQIHSKMNTTIRSHLSPDMTIKMIMRPLDLPPAVQSMVVYPVTQIMNKVFLR, from the coding sequence ATGCACAAAGGTAGCGAACAGAACACGCACTGGAAAATCGCCGACCTGGATTTTTCAAAAATCAACATCCCTAAAGTCCGGCCCGACGAGAATCTTTTTTACCTGGTCACCTGCGCCTCGTTTGTCGAAAGCGGCTCCGACCTGTATACACAGAACCTGGTGGACTACTACGGCGACGAGCCGGAAATCTCCACCTGGCTGCGCGAGCAGTGGGAAGTCGAGGAACTGCAGCATGGCCAGGCGCTGCGCGCTTATGTCGAACACATATGGCCGGAATTCGACTGGCCTGCCGCTTATCGCAACTTCCTCGACGAATATTCAACTTATTGCAAGGTTGAACTGCTGGAACCCAGCAAAGGCCTGGAAATGGTGGCGCGCTGCGTGGTGGAAGCCGGCACCGCCACCTTCTACAGCGCATTGTCGCGCAGCACCGATGAGCCGGTGCTGAAGGACCTGGCCTCGCGCATCGCCAGGGACGAGGTGAACCATTACAAGCATTTCTTCCGTTATTTCCGCCGCTTCCGGCAGCACGAGGGACTGCGCCGCCACCGCATCTTCGGTGCCCTGCGCCGCCGTACCCTGGAAATGAAAAACGAAGACGCCGCCTGCGCCCTGCGCCACGTGCTCGGCACCAGGGCGCCGCAGCATGCCGACGACCAGGCCATGCTGCAGCAGATCCACAGCAAGATGAACACCACCATCCGCAGCCACCTGTCGCCCGACATGACGATCAAGATGATCATGCGGCCGCTGGACCTGCCGCCCGCGGTGCAGTCGATGGTGGTCTACCCGGTCACGCAGATCATGAACAAAGTGTTCTTGCGGTAA